One genomic segment of Catalinimonas alkaloidigena includes these proteins:
- a CDS encoding aldo/keto reductase, whose product MEKLSFKNGDTMPAIGLGTWKSDPGDVHDAVIAAIQSGYRHIDCAAIYGNESEVGEALKKAFADGMVKREELWVTSKLWNNSHRREQIIPALEKTLKDLQLEYLNLYLVHWPIALNKDVTFPEGPDDFLSLEEVPITETWKGMEEAKHKGLAKHIGVSNFSEKKIRELLQQSESKPEMNQVEMHPYLQQKELVAYCKEQGIHLTAYSPLGSGDRPARSKKESDPVLMEDKTIHNIAKKHDCSPAQVLISWAVNRGTAVIPKSVNPKRIQQNIDAAKINLSDDEMQTIAGLDKHHRFIDGAFWAMEGSPYSMEGLWNE is encoded by the coding sequence ATGGAAAAACTAAGCTTTAAAAACGGAGATACAATGCCCGCCATTGGGCTGGGAACCTGGAAATCTGATCCGGGAGATGTACATGATGCGGTGATAGCTGCCATTCAGAGTGGCTACCGCCATATTGATTGTGCGGCCATCTATGGTAATGAGTCTGAAGTGGGCGAGGCACTAAAAAAAGCATTTGCCGATGGCATGGTGAAAAGAGAAGAGCTTTGGGTCACTTCCAAGCTCTGGAATAATTCTCACCGAAGGGAGCAGATAATTCCTGCCCTGGAAAAGACGTTGAAAGATTTGCAACTGGAGTACCTTAACCTCTATCTGGTACACTGGCCGATAGCTTTGAATAAGGATGTGACTTTCCCCGAAGGGCCCGATGACTTTTTGAGCCTGGAAGAAGTGCCCATTACTGAAACCTGGAAAGGCATGGAAGAAGCTAAGCACAAAGGCCTGGCTAAACACATTGGGGTATCTAACTTCAGTGAGAAAAAGATCAGGGAGCTTCTTCAACAGTCAGAAAGTAAACCTGAAATGAATCAGGTAGAGATGCATCCCTATCTGCAACAAAAAGAATTGGTGGCATACTGTAAAGAGCAGGGGATTCACCTGACTGCCTACTCTCCGCTAGGCTCAGGAGACCGCCCTGCCAGATCAAAAAAAGAAAGCGACCCGGTGTTGATGGAGGATAAAACGATCCACAACATAGCCAAAAAACATGATTGTTCCCCTGCTCAGGTATTGATCAGCTGGGCTGTCAACAGAGGCACCGCCGTTATTCCCAAGTCTGTCAATCCTAAGCGTATTCAGCAGAACATTGACGCTGCTAAGATCAACCTAAGCGATGATGAAATGCAAACCATTGCCGGTCTGGATAAGCATCACCGCTTTATTGACGGTGCATTTTGGGCTATGGAAGGCTCTCCTTACAGCATGGAAGGGCTTTGGAATGAGTAA
- a CDS encoding peptide deformylase, with the protein MKNSPKSDQILLLGDPRLNEKSRELGQHELPYINEVVQELHDILFEFKAKYGAFRAIAAPQIGEMIRLIYMNIDHPLIIINPSFSYLSEDKLELWDDCMCFPNLLVKVERHQSCLMEYFDEHFEKQQINAEGALSELLQHEYDHLEGILATQRAIDKQSFRWRKTMNSSL; encoded by the coding sequence ATGAAAAATAGTCCTAAGTCAGATCAGATCCTCCTGCTGGGTGATCCGCGCCTGAATGAAAAAAGCCGGGAGCTGGGTCAGCATGAGCTTCCTTATATCAATGAAGTCGTACAGGAATTACACGACATCCTCTTTGAGTTCAAAGCAAAGTATGGGGCTTTCCGGGCTATTGCCGCTCCTCAGATTGGTGAAATGATCCGCCTGATTTATATGAATATTGACCATCCGCTAATCATCATCAATCCATCGTTTAGCTATCTGAGTGAAGATAAGCTTGAGCTCTGGGATGACTGCATGTGTTTTCCCAATCTGCTGGTAAAAGTAGAGCGCCACCAAAGCTGTTTGATGGAATACTTTGATGAACATTTTGAAAAGCAGCAAATCAATGCGGAGGGGGCTTTGTCTGAACTTTTACAACATGAATATGATCATCTGGAAGGTATTCTGGCTACGCAAAGGGCAATTGACAAGCAATCATTCCGCTGGAGAAAAACCATGAATTCTTCCCTGTAA
- a CDS encoding arylsulfatase → MTLSKYLFFACFLLLLGCAQPQANEEETVSTENRKPNIVFILADDLGYGDLSVYGQTHFETPNIDQLAAEGMRFTQHYSGSTVCAPSRSVIMTGKHSGHTFIRGNKEVRPEGQYPIADSIRILPEMLKEQGYVTGAFGKWGLGYPGSEGDPLNQGFDRFYGYNCQRLGHNYYPYYLWDNDQKVMLEDNEGKQKGQYAPSLIHEQTLNFIEQNQDTSFFLFVPSIIPHAELAAPEEYMEKYRGKFEPEKAYEGYDEGPDYRQGPYESQAETHAAFAAMVNVLDDQVGEIVAKLKELGLDENTLIVFSSDNGPHLEGGADPEYFDSNGPLRGFKRDLYDGGIRVPTIARWPGKIPAASESQHISAFWDLYPTFAEVAEAPLEKEVDGISMLPTLMGEEGQEEHEYLYWEFHEKGGRVAVRKGDWKAVRYEVLENPDNPLELYNLAEDIGEENNIADQHPEVVAEMNKIINNARTPSEIFAFGSGTYLGEN, encoded by the coding sequence ATGACTCTATCCAAGTATTTATTCTTTGCGTGCTTTTTGCTTCTCTTAGGTTGTGCACAACCTCAGGCCAACGAAGAAGAAACAGTTAGCACTGAAAACAGAAAACCCAATATCGTTTTTATACTTGCCGATGATCTGGGCTATGGAGATCTGAGTGTGTACGGGCAAACGCATTTTGAAACACCCAATATTGATCAGTTGGCAGCAGAAGGTATGCGCTTTACGCAGCATTATTCCGGTAGCACTGTCTGTGCCCCATCCCGCTCGGTGATCATGACCGGCAAGCATAGCGGACATACCTTTATCCGGGGCAATAAAGAAGTAAGACCGGAGGGACAGTATCCAATAGCCGATAGCATTCGTATCTTACCAGAGATGCTCAAAGAGCAGGGCTATGTTACCGGTGCTTTCGGGAAGTGGGGACTTGGTTATCCCGGTTCGGAAGGCGACCCCCTCAATCAGGGATTTGATCGTTTTTATGGCTACAATTGCCAGCGTTTGGGTCATAATTATTATCCCTATTATCTCTGGGACAACGACCAGAAAGTCATGCTGGAGGACAATGAAGGCAAGCAGAAAGGACAATACGCCCCCTCACTCATTCATGAGCAGACGCTGAACTTTATTGAGCAAAACCAAGATACCAGCTTTTTTCTTTTTGTCCCCAGCATCATTCCTCATGCTGAACTGGCGGCACCGGAAGAATATATGGAAAAGTACCGCGGTAAATTTGAACCCGAAAAAGCTTATGAAGGCTATGATGAAGGACCGGATTACCGCCAGGGGCCTTATGAATCGCAGGCGGAAACCCATGCGGCTTTCGCTGCCATGGTCAATGTGCTGGATGATCAGGTAGGAGAGATTGTCGCTAAATTGAAAGAGCTAGGCTTAGATGAAAATACACTTATTGTTTTCTCCAGTGATAATGGTCCTCATCTGGAAGGAGGCGCAGATCCAGAATATTTTGACAGCAATGGTCCGCTGAGAGGATTTAAACGTGACCTTTACGATGGGGGAATTCGTGTACCTACCATCGCCCGCTGGCCGGGAAAAATTCCTGCCGCCAGTGAAAGTCAGCACATCTCAGCCTTCTGGGATTTGTACCCTACCTTTGCTGAAGTCGCTGAAGCTCCCTTGGAAAAAGAAGTGGACGGAATTTCCATGCTTCCTACACTGATGGGTGAAGAGGGTCAGGAGGAGCATGAGTATCTATACTGGGAGTTTCATGAGAAAGGAGGCAGGGTAGCGGTACGCAAAGGCGACTGGAAAGCAGTACGCTACGAGGTGCTGGAAAATCCTGACAACCCACTGGAACTCTATAACCTGGCTGAAGATATAGGTGAAGAAAACAACATTGCCGACCAACACCCGGAGGTCGTAGCCGAGATGAACAAAATTATCAACAATGCCCGTACTCCTTCTGAAATATTTGCCTTTGGCTCAGGAACGTATTTAGGAGAAAACTAA